The Bacillus sp. F19 DNA segment GGTTTATTAACCAGGAAACAGAAGGCGGAAGCCAAGAAACCGCTCAAAAAATGAAAGAGTTTCTCATGTACCTTCAAAAAAATAAAAAAGATGGCATGCACATCATGTGGTATGACTCGATGACAGAGGATGGCAGAATTAACTGGCAGAATGCCTTAACTGATAAAAATAACGCCTATCTGCAGGATGGAAATAATCGGGTATCCGATAGTATGTTTTTGAATTTCTGGTGGAAAAACCAGGAAGCATCTAACTTAAAAGCTAAGGAAATCGGAAGATCCCCCTATGATTTATATACGGGCATTGACGTGGAAGCAAAAGGAACACAAACAAAAGTTCCATGGAATGGAATTTTCCCGGAAGGAAAAAGTCCAAATACTTCATTAGGAATTTATCGTCCGGATTGGACCTTTAACTCTTCTAAAACAATGAATGAATTTTATCAAAAAGAACAGGATTTCTGGTCTGGCCAAAAAGGGGATCCTGCCAGTACGGATGGAAATGGTGATTGGAAAGGAATGTCATACTATTTTACAGATAAAACGGCAATTACTCATTTGCCATTTGTGACTAATTTCAATACTGGCAGCGGACAATTTTTTGCCGCAGAAGGAATTATACTGAGTCATAAATCCTGGAACAACAGAAGTTTGCAGGATATCCTTCCGACTTGGAGATGGCTCATTGAAGGAACACCAATCTCTGTTCAATTTGATTGGAATCAAGCGTATACAGGTGGAAGCTCTTTAAAAGTGTCAGGTGAAATAAAGGGGAATGAATCATCCCATATTAAATTGTATAAAACAAAGCTTCCGGTTGAGTGGGATACGGAACTTTCGATTACCTATAAATCTGCAAAACCAAATATGAAGGTTGGCATCAGTTTCCTAGACAAACCGAATCACTTTGAATTTTTCGATGTGAAAAAAGAAGCCCAAGGAGAATGGGTGACTCAAAAGATTAAACTGAAAAGGTTTAAGGGAAAAGAAATCGCTGCCATCTCACTCAAATTTGATCAACAAGAAGCAATCGATATTAATATTGGTGAGATAAAAGTCTCTAACAAAAAAGATGACAAAAAAGTTCATCAACCTGAAAATGTCATGATAAAAGAAACGGAATTCCAAAATGGGATTTATGCAAATGTTTCTCTGACCTGGGAACGAAACAAACAAGCAGATTACTATGAAATTTATCGGGTGTTGCCAAATGGTGATAAAGAATGGCTAGGCGGAACTCCAAACAACTACTTTTATCTCTCTGATTTAAAACGAGAGGGAAAAGAGACGAAAACCGAATTGGAAGTAAAAAGTGTTTATAAAGGAAATCAGCGAAGCAATTCTGCTGAAGATGTATTTGATTGGCCGCCCTATCCAATGCCGAAAGCGAATTTCAGTTCAGATAAAACACTTGCAGCCCCAGGTGAAGAGATTCAATTTATGAATCAATCATCAGAAGTGACGGAGGAGCTTGAATGGCGTTTTGAAGGAGGATCACCATCCAGCAGCACAGACGCGAAACCTGTTGTTACGTATGAATCAGAAGGAACTTACTCTGTTTCTTTAGTGGCAAAAAATAGTGAAGGGGAAGATATTGTCACTAAGGATGCCTATATTACGATTTCAAAAGAAGCAAAAAATGTTACGAATGCAGCATTGAATAAGCAAGCTGCTGCTGATGGTCAATGTGCTTCATCTGAAGGTCC contains these protein-coding regions:
- a CDS encoding discoidin domain-containing protein, yielding MVRSKKGLCSIVAFLAVWFVIFMPSGSFAAQPESSYWFPEQLLKWSPEKDPDAPFNRSTIPLADRETLYNVNSNAQSEAKLVALSALNKNTSGVPSQGGKEFFANTFSYWQYVDLMVYWAGSSGEGIIVPPSADVIDSSHKNGVPILGNVFFPPAVYGGKIEWLNQMLEQRADGSFPAADKLLEAAEYYRFDGWFINQETEGGSQETAQKMKEFLMYLQKNKKDGMHIMWYDSMTEDGRINWQNALTDKNNAYLQDGNNRVSDSMFLNFWWKNQEASNLKAKEIGRSPYDLYTGIDVEAKGTQTKVPWNGIFPEGKSPNTSLGIYRPDWTFNSSKTMNEFYQKEQDFWSGQKGDPASTDGNGDWKGMSYYFTDKTAITHLPFVTNFNTGSGQFFAAEGIILSHKSWNNRSLQDILPTWRWLIEGTPISVQFDWNQAYTGGSSLKVSGEIKGNESSHIKLYKTKLPVEWDTELSITYKSAKPNMKVGISFLDKPNHFEFFDVKKEAQGEWVTQKIKLKRFKGKEIAAISLKFDQQEAIDINIGEIKVSNKKDDKKVHQPENVMIKETEFQNGIYANVSLTWERNKQADYYEIYRVLPNGDKEWLGGTPNNYFYLSDLKREGKETKTELEVKSVYKGNQRSNSAEDVFDWPPYPMPKANFSSDKTLAAPGEEIQFMNQSSEVTEELEWRFEGGSPSSSTDAKPVVTYESEGTYSVSLVAKNSEGEDIVTKDAYITISKEAKNVTNAALNKQAAADGQCASSEGPGFAIDGSKSSKWCALGDAPHWLKIDLGKNHALSKFVLHHAAAGGEPNAFNTKAFRIEGSTDGENWSEVVKVSDNTADVSEHSIRLTEARYVRLWIDQPTQGGDQAARIYEFEVFGYPAP